GTCAAATACGTCGTACTTTACTCGATAAGCGATTACACTCGCTTTGAAGATTCTAGTTTTGATCATCATAAAGTATATGAAACTGATTAATCAGAGAAAGACTAAATCACGTATACACCTATGCGTCTTGTTTAACAGATATCGGAAAGTAAATTCTAAGTTTTGCGAGTTACATCATCGGTTTTGCAAACTAAATTCTCAGCTAGAGTTGAGTCACGAGTTTCGTAAACCTTATTCTCCGCGGAAATCGAATTCTCAGCTTTACAGATTAGACTCCCGGTAGAAACTGAGCTCTCGGCCTTGTAAACGACTATGTTCGCCGAAGCGTTCGGCGGCTCGCAATGCAATTTTTGATGATTCTCCAGGGTGAGAATACTCCTGAAGTACTTGCCGCATTTTATACAGTAAAGATTGCACTTCTCGTGGCTCTTGTAGTGCTTGTTGAGCAGATCCTTGCGCGTGAACGTCTTGTTGCAAATCGTGCAGGAGAACTTGCAGGGGTTCACGTGCAGCACGTTGTGCCTCGTCAGATTGTCCAGCCTCGTGTACTTTTTGGTACAAATGTCACAGGTGAACTTGGTCCTGTCGGAGTGACATCTCTGATGGTACCTTAGGTATCTCTTCTCGGCGAATGTCTTCTTGCAGGCGCAGCAGACGATCTGATTGCTTTCGTTCTTTTGCGCATCCATGTGACTTGTCAATTCCTCGCTCGTCGCGAATTCCTGCTTGCAAAAGAGGCACGTGTATTTCTTCGGTTGCTTGTTCCTTTGTATAGTCTTGAGAAAGTTTGGATCGGTCATGATCTTGTAGAGGAAAGAGTCCTTCAGATTGTCCTCTGGCTTGGCGGAGGTCTTGCCTGTCGTAATATTGTCTACACGGTTGGAAGTATCCTTTGTCGACAAATTTATGACCTCGTTATTGTTGTCGTCATTAATCGACGGCGATGTACTGGTGGATGAAGATAAGGCCATCTTTGAAGATGACGCGAAtgtctgtaaataaaatttgtcttaACATACTagaagaattaagaaaattattgtacaaaattacatgtcaaatttatacatttatatttgtacaaGAGTGACGAGTAATTCAATCGCCCAGAAAAATGTCATCTTCTGCTAggaaaagcgattactcaatttttaatttttttttcttttaagtaacggTTACTtttgtaaagaatattttttttacactgaaaaaaacatatttcaaaatttctttgtaggatatatttatttcattgaaatgaatctttatttaaacatgacaaaataaaattttatttgtatcataaatcaattaataaaatagtaagaattatttcatgaaaatgtatatttcattattacaaatacattttttataactaaaaggtgtcaaagaaaatacaaatagcATTTgcttattgaattttttttttcagtgtagcaataatttaaaatacatttattatttgcttGAAACTTCTACGTAcactcataaaatatattttaataaaatagatattattttataagttgagATATCCGCAAATCTATCAcaagtttattataaacaaatttattcaaaatatattctagtAATCCTAGAAATTTcttattagttattttaatcaagaatattatgttaaaaaaaatattcaatttggttttattttaatttttctccggcacaattttataatatttttcaaagaagtgcacataaattcttttttctaaaatataataataaatattttttaaatttgtgatgagcatatattttaagaaaattgtcaagaaaatattctttattaaaatcgtTACAAGAAGAATgaaagtaaattgagtaaacactttttttagcaatagaatagattttttttgtagCTACATTTTTCTGacgattattgaaaaattctaataattaattaataactaattctacaatgcataataaaatagaaaatgtcaAACAATTATCTACCTGGTATGGATCATAACTATTTCGACCATCTAGAATCATAATAGAATGGTAATCTTTACCAACATTTATGACACTCTCTTCCGAGGAGCTTCTTGACGTTGACGCAACGCTGCTTTGAAGCATCCTGTGTTTTGGGACCGTTTTCATTCTCATACTTGTACTGTGACgatgacaaaaaattataagattaattttatattagcgttaaatcttaattatacataaattagagaatattatgttttaaattataattaagttataaaattataaaatgcacaCACACAATACGTAGATTATTaatctaacattattttttaataaaaatgaacgtttatattaatagtatttaattaatcttgaaa
The window above is part of the Solenopsis invicta isolate M01_SB chromosome 8, UNIL_Sinv_3.0, whole genome shotgun sequence genome. Proteins encoded here:
- the LOC105197171 gene encoding gastrula zinc finger protein xFG20-1 isoform X2, translated to MRMKTVPKHRMLQSSVASTSRSSSEESVINTFASSSKMALSSSTSTSPSINDDNNNEVINLSTKDTSNRVDNITTGKTSAKPEDNLKDSFLYKIMTDPNFLKTIQRNKQPKKYTCLFCKQEFATSEELTSHMDAQKNESNQIVCCACKKTFAEKRYLRYHQRCHSDRTKFTCDICTKKYTRLDNLTRHNVLHVNPCKFSCTICNKTFTRKDLLNKHYKSHEKCNLYCIKCGKYFRSILTLENHQKLHCEPPNASANIVVYKAESSVSTGSLICKAENSISAENKVYETRDSTLAENLVCKTDDVTRKT
- the LOC105197171 gene encoding gastrula zinc finger protein xFG20-1 isoform X1, encoding MRMKTVPKHRMLQSSVASTSRSSSEESVINVGKDYHSIMILDGRNSYDPYQTFASSSKMALSSSTSTSPSINDDNNNEVINLSTKDTSNRVDNITTGKTSAKPEDNLKDSFLYKIMTDPNFLKTIQRNKQPKKYTCLFCKQEFATSEELTSHMDAQKNESNQIVCCACKKTFAEKRYLRYHQRCHSDRTKFTCDICTKKYTRLDNLTRHNVLHVNPCKFSCTICNKTFTRKDLLNKHYKSHEKCNLYCIKCGKYFRSILTLENHQKLHCEPPNASANIVVYKAESSVSTGSLICKAENSISAENKVYETRDSTLAENLVCKTDDVTRKT